The sequence TGCCTAGACTCTTAGCTGGATGGGAGAACGTTCCATCTGGGCGCCCTTCAGCTCCCAGAATGCGAATCCCCAGGTGGAAACTGTGTCTGAGGTCCCCGTGTGTCCACAGTGCCCAGAGCAGTAGATGAGCTGTAGATGAGCTGTAGAATGAGTAAGTACAGGTGCACTTCCCAAACAGCCctattgccctaggacagtggttctcaaccttggctgcacattagaatcacctgggaaactttttaaaatcctgatttctgggcctcatcctcgggaaattctgtttctttgttactaatgctgtggccccaccccataacaaagaaacagaatttctggaggatgaggcccagaaatcaggattttttaatatatatatatatatatatatatatttctttattgatttcagagaggaagggagagggagagagagatagaaacatcagcgatgagagagaatcattgatcagctgcctcctgcacgtcccctactggggatggagcccacaacccaggcatgtgcccttggccggaatcgaacctgggacccttcagtctgcaggctgacgctctatccacttagctaaactggctaggacagaaatcaggattttaaaaagattcccaggtgattctaatgtgcagctaaggttgagaaccactgttctaagagctCCCCTAATATTCTGTACTTCCCGGGGGAATGCCACCACACCACCAAGTTATAAGCTCCCGAGTGCAGGAGCCATGACTGCCTTGCTCACTgcctggcagagaaaaggttctcCATACATACTTGTTTAATGCTACACTTGACCTTGAACAggtactgagcacctgctatgggCCCAATCCGATGGTGTTGGGGAAGGGGCCCCTACAGGAGATAGGCAGGAGACAAgatggggtgaggagagggaggtagagTTGTACCCCTCCGCATACACTGGGCCTGAATTCCTGGACCAAAGGCTACAGCTCCTGTAAGGGGCCCTTCCCTATTCAGATATTTTGTACAGGTTCCCGGCCCCTCAAACCGTGGGAGAGGTAAGCACTCTCTGGAGTTGGTAGCCACGTGGCACTGCTGCGTCCCTTGTGGGAGTCCCTAAATACTTTCTACTATACTTTTGAAACCATTCCTTTATTAGATCCTTCGCAAATTACCCAAATGAAAGCGTGTCAGCTGTGTTCTATTGATACTAACAGAAAACAGCTTGGCGAATTTGAAGCGCAGGAAGGGCAATTTGGCTTAAATGAGTACGTGACGGAGAAGGTGCAACAACTAAGGCAGGAGCTAGCTAGCCCCTCAAGTAGGCAGAGACTGCTGGATCCTTGCAGCCAGCCATTAGGAATCCGGatgggagagtggaaggaagaggagttgaatgaatgaaagaacgcACACTACTTACTTTCATGCCTACCTGTGACGAGGGGCTTCCTGCCCTCGATTTGGCCCCAGCCCGGTGGACTTTCCCACGCTATTTGTGTCGTTCTCTACCCAGCAGGATGCTAGAGGGCCCCTCGCTGGAGGAGTCAGAGCCCGGCGCTGAGGCGCCCTGCTCAGGGTCTTGCCACGCGCAGCGCGTCCTGCAGACCCTCAACGCCTACCCTGGGAGCGGCACCCTCGCCGACGCGGTGCTGCGCGCTGGCGGCCACGACTTCCCGAGCCACCGAGCTGCGCTTGGCACGGGCAGCGCCCACTTCTGCAGCTTCTTCGCAGCCGGGCAGCCAGAGCTCGGTCAGGCCGTGGTGCCCGAGATGCCGGGCGCCGGGCGCACCAGGGAGGCAGCAGCGCTGGCCGTGGCGCTCGGCGACGTGTTCCGTTCAGGCGGGCAGCTGCGCGCCGAGGACGAGGACGAGGCGGCCGCCGGGCGGCTGGGCGTGGCGGGCCTGCGCGAGGCCTGCGCGCGCTTCCTCGAGGGCAGCCTCCGCGCCAACAGCCGGGCGCTGCGCCACGTGGCCGCCGCCTTCCCGCCCCCCTGCCCGGCGGGGCGCTGCGGCCGCGGGCGGCGCCAGGGCTTCACCGAAGCGGTGCGCCACGCCGACTTTCTGAAGCTGGCGCCCGAGGACGTGGCCGCGCTGCTGGCGGACCCGGCGCTGGGCGTGGCGCGCGAGGAGGCCGTGTTCGAGGCGGCCATGCGCTGGGTGCGTCACGACGCGCCGGCCCGACGCGGGCAACTGCGGCGCCTGCTGGAGCACGTGCGGCTGCCCCTGCTGGCGCCCGACTACTTCCTGGAGAAGGTGGAGGCGGACGAGCTGCTGCGGGCCTGCTGCGAGTGCCGCCCGCTGCTCCTCGAGGCCCGGGCCTGCTTCATCCTGGGCCGGGAGGCAGGTGGGCTGCGCACGCGGCCACGGAGgtaccacccccactcccccaacaTTCAACCACTCACTCATTCCTCCGTCATTCTTTAATTCATCCTTCAGTCATGCCTCTTGCAtgaaattcactcattcattcaacagacgtCCCATGGGCTTGGTGTGGGGCATTCTGCCCTTGTAGAGTTAACAGCCAATGGGGAGGTGCAGGGGTCTCACACCTAATGCACTTTTTCTCTTGCCCATCTGTCTATAATTCTGAGTGTTCCCTTTGTGCAAGTCTTGTGCTGGGTCCCTGGGACTCAAGAGTGATTTGAAAACACCCTAAACGCTCTGGGAGCTCAGACTAGTGAGGGATATAAGTAGGCAGAGCCTGGAACACTAGGCCAGGAGACGGGTGGAGTAGTCCAAAATAGAAGACAAGGAAGTCCACTCTCTTACCACTGTATTTCCAACGCTAAGCACAGGGCTGGTACAAAGATGCTCCATATTTGTCATAGGAATTAGGCAGGAAACCAGTGGTTAAAGAGTTTGGGAATCCTGGTGGGGTCAGAAGTCTGAGGGGTCAGTGGGAGGGGAAAACGCTTTGCTGAAAGGGTATGTAGCCTGGTTCAGTGATTAAGGTATGGGTTTAGGAGATGTTATAGGAGGGAGGCAGCAGAATTAGGGAGTGGAGGCCAGAAAGGGTAAGGAGAATGGGTTAGcatcagacagacctgggctTGAATTCCAGCTCTTTTGCTTACTGGCTTGCATGACTTTGGGCAAGCCTACgttttagcctcagtttcctcctctgtaagaGGAGTAATAATCCCTGCCTACTAGAGCTGTCATAAAGAATAAACTAGGTGATTTTTCTAAGTAAGGTTAAAGGCTTTGTAAAGATGATTTTTCTGTAACTTAGAGGTCAGTGGAATGGGATGAGGATTGGTGATCCTTGTCCCATCAATAGCCAGAGGGAAGGCTGGAAGTGACAGAGTCTAACTCAGGGATTAGGAGAGGGACAGAAGGACAAGGAAGGGCAGGAGGACTCTACAGTGTGGTCAGTGAGAGAGTGAGAGGCTGAAACTTGGGCGCGGATCAATGGATACTGAGCTTATCCCCACGCCAGATTCATGGACCTGGCTGAAGTGATTGTGGTCATTGGCGGTTGTGACCGCAAGGGACTTATGAGGTTGCCCTTCGCCGACGCCTACCACCCAGAAAGCCAGCGCTGGACCCCACTGCCCAGCCTGCCTGGCTACATGCGCTCCGAGTTCGCTGCCTGTACTCTCCGCAATGACATCTATGTCTCAGGTGAGAGCAGGGCCGCATTGGGAGCCCACAGGATTGGCTCGTGGCTCCTGAGCACTGCCCCTTTTTTCCCACCAACCTGGAGATTGGGGTGGGATTTTTCCTGATAACCTAGTTTTGGCTGAAATGGTATGTAGTCCTGCACAGCCAATCACTGGTGTGACTCCACCCTTTATTCAGTAAAGTCAGCTTCAACTCATATTAATCACTTCTTCTTATtagctactatgtgccaggcattatgttAAGAGGCTTACATTAATTAATTCTCTCTAcagtcccatttcacagatgagaaaacgggcTCGGAGAGGTTAAGAATTTCCCTATTGTCACAAAATTGACAAAGCTAGGAGCTTTGATACCAACAGACTGTGCCTTTCCTGAGATTCAGGCCCTCGAGACTCAGAGGATAAAACACAGTTCCTGCTACCCTGATGTACCCTGGAGAGGGGAAAATGGACTTCCCTTTATGACCAAGCTGAATTTGATGGGAACTCTCAGACCCCAAGTGAGCTGGAATCCCACTCAGGGAATCTGGCCCGACTTGGAGGGAACAGCACAGGCAACGGCATGAAGGCAGGAACATGCAGAAAGGAACCCCGGTACACAGGGCTCTGAAGTGCAGGTTGAGTGTATCTGGGAGAGAAGGGAAGCCATTGCAGGTGAGGGAGGAATGGGAGTCTGGAGCCAGATCAGGGAGACTTTGACTCCAGGCCTGGGTAGACTGCACTTGATGTTGTAGGAGCTATGGGTGGCTGGGAAGGATAAGAAGCAGAAGAATGAGGTGGAAGCCTCAGACACCATCTAGGCCACACTTTATCACTGGACAGCTTATCCAAGGCCACTGGAAATACAGAGGCCAGGGCTACAAAACAGAGGTGTGGCTCAGGCCGAGGGGGGGCGGTCGGAATTGCCCCTGGTCAGGAACCCCATGCCAGCCAGGGAGAACGAGtccacagcctgcaccctcagtgcctgcccttccccccccccctcacccccacccccagagcgtGCTGTGTCCTTCACTAATACCAGTGTTGGGCTTGCGGCTGGAAGCTCTGGTTTGGATCAGTGATTTTCAGCAAGTCATTCCTGGCCTCTTACGCGTCATCCGAGTTTCCTATCTGTAAACTAGGTAGTAATCCCAACACCTCATGGAGGGATGAGACAGACCTGAAGCCATGCAGGTGAAGGCAGGAGTGAGACAGAAGCCCGGGGTCACCCTCTACCCCTCCCCATCCTGTGTGGGTGGCTCTGCTTCCTCTGCCCCAGTGTACTCCTGATTCTTGCCCTGGGTACCTCCAGTAGACTTCTAAAGTGCCCCCCTTTGCTCCcctgagctcagagcctggcacaccACCACGATGTACCGAGTGAAGATTAGttccttctccctgtctctctcaggCCTCTCCCCTCAAAAGTCTGTGCCTGTGGTCCTAACTCAGACTTTGCCACCACTCATTCAAAGCACACGGTCTGGGTCACGTCAGCTCAGGAGAAAGTCCTTCTTGACGTCTACCCTTAACTCTTCCTTTGGATCTGGGGCCAATAGTTGCTTCTCTCTCCCCAGGAGGCCACATCAACAGCCATGATGTGTGGAAGTTTAGCTCCCATCTGCACACCTGGATCAAGGTGGCCTCACTGCACAAGGGCAGGTGGAGGCACAAGATGGTGGTCTTGCACGGACAGGTAGGGACATGCAGCAGCTGCTGCCGCTGGGGCCCAGGG is a genomic window of Myotis daubentonii chromosome 9, mMyoDau2.1, whole genome shotgun sequence containing:
- the KLHL35 gene encoding kelch-like protein 35, with amino-acid sequence MKERTLLTFMPTCDEGLPALDLAPARWTFPRYLCRSLPSRMLEGPSLEESEPGAEAPCSGSCHAQRVLQTLNAYPGSGTLADAVLRAGGHDFPSHRAALGTGSAHFCSFFAAGQPELGQAVVPEMPGAGRTREAAALAVALGDVFRSGGQLRAEDEDEAAAGRLGVAGLREACARFLEGSLRANSRALRHVAAAFPPPCPAGRCGRGRRQGFTEAVRHADFLKLAPEDVAALLADPALGVAREEAVFEAAMRWVRHDAPARRGQLRRLLEHVRLPLLAPDYFLEKVEADELLRACCECRPLLLEARACFILGREAGGLRTRPRRFMDLAEVIVVIGGCDRKGLMRLPFADAYHPESQRWTPLPSLPGYMRSEFAACTLRNDIYVSGGHINSHDVWKFSSHLHTWIKVASLHKGRWRHKMVVLHGQLFVVGGFDGLQRLHSVERYDPFSNTWASVEPLLEAVSSAAVVPCAGRLYVIGGARQDNISTDKVQCFDPQEDRWSLQSPAPFSQRCLEAVSLEDTIYVVGGLMSKIYTYHPGTDVWGEAAILPSPVESCGVTVCDGKVHITGGRDDHGESTDRVFTFDPSSGQVEAQPSLQRCTSSHGCVTIVQSLGR